A genomic region of Nitrospirota bacterium contains the following coding sequences:
- a CDS encoding lytic transglycosylase domain-containing protein: MVGREHRVMVSPLHPSPWRMDLHATGPSAFPHSYRVFLRRSDRWDPHRLAVMALPMVLAVLFAGLGSVLEHEAPGARESIPHQSYCCVSRAPETASADDDALPPRVEASTAFRVVYSKQESRALEVARVLEALSPELDGSKRRRLGMLLTDLSSHYGYDPALIVAVIMTESSFDPTSRSHRGAVGLMQLLPNTAESLAEETHRPWFGEHALLDPTFNISLGVRYLAKLHKRFGSLEIALAAYNYGPSRVDEMLRRGSPVPMDYTQRVLAHYEQVRRVEDSVRL, translated from the coding sequence GTGGTTGGACGCGAACACCGGGTGATGGTCTCCCCCTTGCACCCCTCTCCGTGGCGTATGGACCTCCACGCGACCGGTCCGAGTGCGTTTCCCCATTCCTATCGCGTATTTTTGCGCCGCAGCGATCGGTGGGATCCCCACCGTCTGGCGGTGATGGCGCTTCCGATGGTGTTGGCGGTGCTCTTTGCCGGGCTCGGCTCGGTGCTGGAGCACGAAGCACCGGGGGCGCGGGAGTCGATCCCTCACCAGTCGTATTGCTGCGTATCGCGGGCGCCGGAGACCGCTTCTGCGGATGACGACGCGCTTCCGCCGCGCGTCGAGGCGTCCACGGCGTTCAGAGTGGTGTATTCCAAACAGGAGTCACGGGCTTTGGAGGTCGCGCGGGTTCTGGAAGCGCTCAGTCCCGAACTCGACGGTTCAAAACGGCGGCGATTGGGAATGTTATTGACCGACCTGAGCAGCCATTACGGGTACGACCCGGCGCTGATCGTGGCGGTCATCATGACCGAAAGTTCGTTCGACCCGACTTCCCGTTCGCACCGGGGAGCCGTGGGCCTGATGCAACTCTTGCCCAACACCGCGGAATCTCTGGCCGAAGAAACACACCGGCCATGGTTCGGTGAACACGCTCTGCTGGATCCTACGTTCAACATCAGCCTGGGCGTGCGTTACCTGGCGAAACTCCACAAGCGGTTCGGTTCCTTGGAGATCGCGCTTGCCGCGTACAACTACGGTCCGTCGCGCGTCGACGAGATGCTTCGACGCGGGTCGCCCGTGCCCATGGACTACACCCAGCGCGTGCTCGCTCATTATGAGCAGGTCCGAAGGGTCGAAGACTCCGTCCGCCTCTAG
- a CDS encoding protein kinase — MIADLLNAFVLFVQAVRAGSPLAAISAVLALAVMVVLVRAVSLNRSSVRRSRRSLHREAKALRARGAYLEAGRGFQALGDYDQAITLYTRAGAHRELGQLFEYLKHWDAAAQAYEAAQESERAATMLLRVGEEQRAAELLRRAGKTVAAAELFEKIGQFVVAASLFEAAGHVKRAAALFEQGDQWSHAAELFEQEYRQEHRKWQERGAPPHGQESLAAAAQEAGRCWLKAGEPERAAAVFSQQGLVADAADAYAQAGAEHKAAEMYLSQRLYEKASVLFDRLGDHARRDTALAEAKIQAGALDEAADLLAAANQNLRAAELYEQSGSHKRAAEMYAAAGEQKHAAELYLVAGCGDDAAAALERGGRLQEAAKLYLELGKLDRAAALFRQAGTLFEAGKIFHKMGRLDDAIEVLQRLEVQSDEYYQGSLILGSIFLERGMLSAAKERYQKLLALRKDSSEGELEPMYQLARVYEEERDHDSALRLYEKVLAQDFNFRDARERATRVKTAKDAPASTKSSSGPSAPTTVPRYKILKQIGQGGMGVVYRAEDTVLNRVVAYKVLPASVREQPALLKNFLQEARIAASINHPNIVTIYDTGHDPAGEVFISMEFVDGLSLKDLLDKVGALPLPQFLSIARQICAGLAYAHGRRIIHRDIKPSNIMLSRDRMVKIMDFGLAKIVNDAIADRTSVKGTPLYMAPEQILGKEVDHQSDLYSLGCTLYRMATGRLPFTKGDLYYQHLHAMPTPPKDLNPKLPAAINSIIMRCLEKEKAKRYQQVGDVLADLDHTKLAA; from the coding sequence GTGATCGCAGACCTGCTGAATGCGTTCGTGTTGTTTGTGCAGGCCGTGCGGGCGGGATCGCCTCTTGCCGCGATCAGCGCGGTGTTGGCGCTCGCGGTGATGGTCGTCCTCGTCCGGGCCGTCAGTCTCAACCGGTCTTCGGTCCGCCGCAGCCGTCGCAGCCTGCATCGCGAGGCCAAGGCCCTCCGGGCGCGGGGTGCATATCTGGAAGCAGGGCGAGGGTTTCAAGCCCTGGGTGATTACGATCAGGCGATCACCCTGTACACGCGCGCCGGCGCCCACCGCGAGCTCGGCCAACTGTTCGAGTACCTCAAGCATTGGGACGCGGCCGCGCAGGCGTACGAGGCCGCTCAGGAATCCGAACGGGCCGCGACGATGCTGTTGCGGGTGGGAGAGGAGCAACGGGCGGCCGAGCTCCTCCGGAGAGCCGGCAAAACGGTCGCGGCGGCGGAGCTCTTTGAAAAGATCGGGCAGTTCGTGGTCGCGGCGTCGCTGTTCGAAGCCGCCGGACACGTCAAGCGGGCCGCCGCATTGTTCGAACAGGGTGATCAGTGGTCGCACGCCGCCGAGTTGTTCGAGCAGGAATATCGCCAAGAGCATCGCAAGTGGCAGGAACGCGGCGCCCCGCCCCATGGTCAGGAATCGTTGGCCGCGGCGGCGCAGGAAGCGGGACGGTGTTGGTTGAAGGCCGGAGAACCGGAGCGCGCGGCGGCCGTGTTCAGTCAACAAGGCCTGGTGGCCGACGCCGCGGATGCGTACGCCCAGGCCGGGGCGGAGCACAAGGCGGCCGAGATGTACTTGTCGCAGCGCTTGTACGAAAAAGCCTCGGTCCTGTTCGACCGTCTGGGAGACCACGCTCGCCGCGATACCGCCTTGGCCGAAGCCAAGATCCAGGCCGGCGCGCTGGACGAGGCGGCCGATCTGCTCGCTGCCGCCAACCAGAACCTGCGCGCGGCGGAGCTCTACGAGCAGTCCGGATCCCACAAACGCGCCGCGGAGATGTACGCCGCCGCCGGGGAACAGAAGCACGCCGCGGAGTTGTATCTGGTCGCGGGATGCGGCGACGATGCCGCGGCGGCGCTGGAGCGCGGCGGGCGTCTCCAAGAGGCGGCTAAGCTCTACTTGGAGTTGGGAAAGCTCGATCGCGCGGCGGCGCTCTTCCGGCAAGCCGGGACGCTCTTCGAGGCGGGAAAGATCTTCCACAAGATGGGGCGGTTGGATGACGCGATCGAGGTCCTCCAACGGCTCGAGGTGCAATCGGACGAGTACTACCAGGGATCGCTGATTCTGGGCAGCATCTTTCTGGAACGCGGGATGTTGAGCGCGGCCAAGGAACGCTACCAGAAACTGCTCGCGCTCCGGAAGGACTCGTCGGAGGGCGAACTGGAGCCGATGTACCAGCTTGCCCGCGTCTACGAGGAAGAGCGTGACCACGACAGCGCGCTCCGGCTCTATGAAAAGGTGTTGGCGCAGGATTTCAACTTTCGGGACGCCCGCGAGCGGGCGACTCGCGTCAAAACCGCCAAAGACGCGCCCGCTTCGACGAAAAGTTCGTCCGGTCCCTCCGCGCCCACCACCGTCCCTCGGTACAAGATCCTCAAACAGATCGGTCAGGGCGGAATGGGGGTCGTGTATCGGGCCGAAGACACGGTGCTGAATCGCGTCGTGGCCTACAAGGTGTTGCCGGCCAGCGTGAGGGAACAGCCCGCGTTGCTGAAGAACTTTCTTCAAGAAGCCCGGATCGCGGCGTCGATCAACCACCCCAACATCGTCACCATCTACGACACCGGCCACGACCCTGCGGGGGAGGTGTTCATCTCCATGGAATTCGTCGACGGTCTCAGCCTCAAGGATCTGTTGGACAAGGTGGGGGCGCTGCCGCTCCCGCAGTTTCTGTCGATCGCCAGACAGATCTGTGCGGGGTTGGCCTATGCCCACGGCCGCCGAATCATCCACCGAGACATCAAGCCGTCGAACATCATGTTGAGCCGGGACCGGATGGTGAAGATCATGGACTTCGGGCTCGCCAAGATCGTCAACGACGCCATCGCGGACCGGACGTCGGTCAAGGGCACGCCGTTGTACATGGCCCCCGAACAAATCCTGGGGAAGGAAGTGGACCACCAGTCAGACTTGTATTCCCTGGGGTGCACCCTGTATCGGATGGCCACGGGCCGACTGCCGTTCACCAAAGGCGACCTGTATTATCAACACCTGCACGCGATGCCCACGCCTCCCAAGGACCTCAACCCCAAACTGCCCGCCGCGATCAACTCCATCATCATGCGATGCCTCGAGAAGGAGAAAGCCAAGCGCTACCAACAGGTGGGAGACGTTCTGGCCGACCTGGACCACACGAAACTCGCCGCCTGA
- a CDS encoding Gldg family protein, whose product MIGVATLGVAGVGVAVDFTFPGRWYALALYGAAAVLAALWAGISRRALIAWSRQRSTRMGAHSALLITVVAVVLVLLNILAFRHDARLDLSQTGAFTLAPQSVKILESLEDEVKVTAFVQKGGESEIKFRDLLGTYRHYSSKISGEPIDPDARPAAAKQYGITQYDTIVVESGGQEARIRSVSEQELTNALIRVRKKDKKRIAVLDGHGEPSLTDTDANGFSQAKDALERQGYEVTSLLLAQTGTVDPGTTAVIVADPQRPLLSQETSALKTYLSGGGRLLLLLGPGQHTGMEELAVQQLGVTFRGDTVIDADPFSRLAGGDYTRPIVRTYGDHEIVRDLRLATAFPLAQSLAFQTSKAADIEYRALALTTQDSWGETQIVGGKARFDAGQDTQGPLDLAAVLTPKAPPTERGDDAGTKPAAWRAVVVGNARFATNGFFNMLGNGDLLTASINWLAEDEDLIAIRPKEASSSPLILTAGQQRIVFWMPVVLVPGVIAAYGLGMWRRRRRL is encoded by the coding sequence ATGATTGGTGTCGCAACGCTCGGCGTGGCGGGAGTCGGCGTGGCGGTGGATTTCACCTTTCCCGGAAGGTGGTACGCCCTGGCGCTCTACGGCGCGGCGGCGGTCCTTGCCGCGCTCTGGGCGGGGATCTCCCGCCGCGCGCTCATCGCGTGGTCGCGACAACGCTCGACCAGGATGGGCGCGCACAGCGCGTTGCTGATAACGGTGGTTGCGGTCGTCTTGGTGCTGCTCAATATCCTGGCGTTCCGCCACGACGCGCGCCTCGATCTCTCCCAGACCGGAGCCTTCACGTTGGCGCCTCAGAGCGTGAAGATACTCGAAAGCCTGGAGGACGAAGTGAAAGTCACCGCCTTCGTGCAGAAGGGCGGCGAAAGCGAAATCAAGTTCAGAGATCTGCTCGGAACGTATCGACACTACAGCAGCAAGATTTCCGGCGAGCCCATTGATCCCGACGCCCGTCCGGCTGCGGCCAAGCAGTACGGCATCACGCAATACGACACGATCGTCGTGGAGAGCGGCGGGCAAGAAGCGCGTATCCGTTCCGTGAGCGAGCAGGAGCTGACGAACGCCCTGATCCGCGTTCGCAAAAAGGACAAGAAGCGAATCGCGGTGCTCGATGGACACGGTGAGCCGAGTCTGACCGACACCGATGCCAACGGCTTCTCTCAGGCGAAGGACGCGTTGGAGCGACAAGGCTACGAGGTGACGTCGCTTCTCCTTGCCCAAACCGGAACAGTCGATCCCGGAACCACGGCGGTCATTGTCGCGGATCCGCAAAGGCCCCTATTGTCCCAAGAAACCAGTGCGCTGAAGACCTATCTTTCCGGCGGCGGGCGTCTGCTGCTCTTGCTGGGACCTGGGCAGCACACGGGAATGGAGGAACTGGCCGTGCAGCAACTCGGCGTGACGTTTCGCGGCGACACGGTCATCGACGCCGATCCGTTCTCCAGACTGGCTGGCGGGGACTATACCAGACCGATTGTCCGGACGTACGGCGATCACGAGATTGTGCGGGATCTACGATTGGCGACGGCGTTTCCATTGGCCCAATCTCTGGCGTTCCAGACGTCCAAAGCTGCGGACATTGAATACCGGGCCCTGGCGCTGACCACTCAGGACAGTTGGGGTGAAACGCAGATCGTCGGCGGAAAGGCACGGTTCGACGCGGGCCAGGACACGCAGGGCCCCTTGGACCTGGCCGCGGTGCTGACTCCCAAAGCTCCCCCGACGGAACGCGGCGACGACGCCGGGACGAAGCCGGCTGCTTGGCGTGCGGTGGTGGTCGGCAACGCCCGGTTTGCCACGAACGGGTTCTTCAACATGTTGGGTAACGGCGATCTGTTGACCGCATCCATCAACTGGTTGGCGGAAGACGAAGATCTCATCGCGATTCGCCCGAAGGAGGCGTCGTCCAGCCCGTTGATTTTGACCGCAGGGCAACAGCGGATCGTGTTTTGGATGCCGGTCGTGCTGGTGCCGGGTGTGATTGCGGCCTACGGTCTCGGGATGTGGCGCCGGCGGCGACGATTGTAG
- a CDS encoding DUF4340 domain-containing protein, translated as MRRYWGTVALLAFAALLGLYFVFIETPRERARSDQQQREGRVLSLTEDEVTKIEIETPTDRLVLERGDGGAWRVSAPVSAEADEGTVRRLLSQLTSLSVVRPIEDVDDPAALGLDQPAVRVIAHRFEGRAEVAFGDENPAGSGVYVQRDDRKVFLTATTAKSTFEVSRDDVRRKEFIDFKPEAVTEIAITHRGRSVRLHREGAEWRMAQPSRTADPDTVSSLLSRLRALRATGFADTVEQRDALRVSGKPRTDIEIIAGDDLMRVAFVAAADGSLYARASGDTLYRLNESVVNALPLDASALRDLRVVRAAFDDVRAVDVERGQERYRVTRGEGGWELDGRLLADEGTREVEAMIRSLTALRGESVAAETPAALPANTFASPAVRVVLLGTADRQLAAVTISAASGERRYAVSESSGPVFSVPPATVERIPSKSALESHLAPAS; from the coding sequence ATGCGGCGTTACTGGGGGACGGTTGCCCTGCTGGCCTTCGCGGCCCTGCTGGGCCTCTACTTCGTATTCATCGAGACGCCTCGTGAGCGCGCTCGGTCGGACCAGCAACAGCGGGAGGGCCGCGTGCTCTCCCTCACCGAGGACGAAGTGACCAAGATCGAGATCGAGACGCCCACCGACCGCCTGGTACTCGAGCGGGGCGACGGCGGCGCGTGGCGCGTGTCGGCCCCGGTATCGGCCGAGGCCGACGAGGGCACGGTTCGCCGGCTGCTCTCCCAGCTGACGTCCCTGTCGGTTGTTCGTCCCATCGAGGATGTCGACGACCCGGCGGCGCTGGGGCTCGATCAGCCCGCGGTGCGGGTGATCGCGCATCGTTTCGAGGGCCGCGCCGAAGTGGCGTTTGGAGACGAGAACCCCGCGGGATCGGGCGTGTACGTTCAACGCGACGATCGCAAGGTGTTTTTGACCGCGACGACGGCCAAGTCCACGTTCGAGGTGTCGCGGGACGATGTCCGGCGCAAGGAGTTCATCGACTTCAAGCCGGAGGCGGTCACCGAAATCGCCATTACCCACCGTGGGCGATCGGTGCGCCTGCACCGCGAGGGCGCCGAGTGGCGAATGGCTCAACCCTCGCGTACGGCGGACCCCGACACGGTGTCGTCGCTGCTCAGTCGTCTCCGCGCGCTACGCGCCACGGGATTTGCGGACACAGTCGAGCAGCGGGACGCGCTGCGGGTGAGCGGGAAGCCGCGCACGGACATCGAGATTATCGCGGGGGACGACCTCATGCGCGTGGCGTTCGTTGCAGCGGCGGACGGCTCGCTCTACGCTCGCGCGTCGGGCGACACATTGTACCGACTGAACGAGAGCGTGGTGAACGCGCTCCCGCTCGATGCCTCGGCCCTTCGCGACCTGAGGGTGGTGCGAGCCGCCTTCGACGACGTGCGGGCAGTGGACGTCGAACGGGGCCAGGAACGGTATCGCGTGACGCGAGGTGAGGGCGGATGGGAGCTCGACGGTCGCCTGCTGGCGGACGAGGGGACGAGGGAAGTCGAAGCCATGATCCGGTCGCTCACCGCGTTGCGTGGTGAGTCCGTGGCGGCCGAGACGCCCGCCGCGTTGCCGGCGAACACGTTCGCGTCACCCGCTGTGCGCGTCGTCCTCCTGGGGACCGCCGATCGCCAGCTCGCCGCGGTGACCATCAGTGCAGCATCGGGCGAACGACGATATGCCGTATCGGAATCATCGGGTCCCGTCTTTTCGGTCCCGCCCGCGACGGTGGAGCGGATTCCATCGAAATCAGCGCTGGAGTCCCACCTCGCACCGGCGTCGTGA
- a CDS encoding ATP-binding cassette domain-containing protein has product MIQVRDLTKRYGPITAIDRVGFEVASGEILGFLGPNGAGKTTTMRIVTGFVPATSGSAVVAGFDVAEHPLEAKCRIGYLPEHPPVYAELTVSEYLRFTGRIKGVPRRALSAALDRVIGQCGLGEVRRRLIGNLSKGFRQRVGLAQALIHDPPVLILDEPTVGLDPKQIIEVRELIRSLGGAHTIVLSTHILPEVTATCQRVVIIHEGRVVAVDTHAGLAARLRKSEKIRLTLVRPGPDTEETIRRLPHVVGVAAESSDGSGGRSWLVEADLGYDVREDLSRCAVTRDWGLVELRPMVMSLEDVFLKLTAEEAT; this is encoded by the coding sequence ATGATCCAAGTCCGCGATCTGACCAAGCGTTACGGCCCGATTACGGCAATCGATCGGGTCGGTTTCGAGGTGGCCTCCGGCGAAATCCTCGGGTTCCTCGGGCCCAACGGCGCGGGAAAGACCACCACCATGCGGATCGTGACCGGGTTTGTGCCGGCCACGAGCGGCTCCGCGGTGGTGGCGGGATTCGACGTCGCCGAGCACCCGCTCGAAGCGAAGTGCCGGATCGGGTACCTGCCGGAACATCCCCCGGTCTACGCCGAGTTGACCGTGTCCGAGTACCTCCGGTTTACCGGCCGCATCAAGGGGGTGCCGCGTCGCGCGTTGTCGGCCGCGCTGGACCGGGTGATTGGGCAGTGCGGACTGGGTGAGGTTCGACGGCGCCTGATCGGCAATCTCTCCAAAGGGTTTCGCCAACGGGTCGGCCTTGCCCAGGCTCTGATTCACGACCCGCCGGTGCTGATTCTCGACGAGCCGACCGTGGGGCTCGATCCGAAGCAGATCATCGAAGTTCGCGAACTGATCCGGAGCCTGGGCGGCGCGCACACCATCGTCCTTTCCACGCACATCCTGCCGGAGGTCACCGCCACCTGCCAGCGGGTCGTCATCATTCACGAGGGCCGCGTGGTGGCTGTTGATACCCATGCGGGGTTGGCCGCACGGCTGCGCAAGTCCGAGAAGATCCGGCTCACGCTGGTGCGCCCGGGGCCCGATACCGAGGAGACGATCAGACGTCTCCCCCACGTGGTGGGCGTGGCGGCGGAGTCGTCTGACGGGTCCGGCGGCCGGAGTTGGCTGGTCGAGGCCGATCTGGGGTACGACGTTCGCGAGGACCTGTCGCGCTGTGCCGTGACGCGGGATTGGGGACTGGTGGAACTTCGCCCGATGGTGATGAGTTTGGAAGACGTGTTCTTGAAGCTGACGGCCGAGGAGGCGACGTGA
- a CDS encoding ABC transporter permease subunit, translating to MNALRPILALAGKEIRVATVSPVLYVVGGVFLAIIGLFFERIVAFASLQSMQMLRLQGALPQLDLTTLVFQPMFRNIHVILLLVIPLLTMRLLSEERKYKTAELLMTSPVTVTQLIAGKFAAVFALYAGLLVLTLYMPVLLDVWGAVDWPTVLAGYLGLLLVGAVYLALGLLASSLTENQISAGVVALGMILGLWVIGWAALTADSEELRSLLEYLSVTHHFENFLKGLLSVTGAAYALSLASFSLFLTHRVLDSSRWR from the coding sequence GTGAACGCCCTCCGTCCGATCCTGGCCCTCGCTGGAAAAGAGATCCGTGTCGCTACGGTCTCCCCGGTGTTGTACGTGGTGGGTGGGGTGTTCCTGGCGATTATTGGATTGTTCTTTGAGCGGATCGTGGCCTTCGCGAGCCTGCAGAGCATGCAGATGCTGCGGCTTCAAGGCGCGCTGCCCCAACTCGACCTGACGACGCTCGTCTTTCAGCCCATGTTTCGCAACATCCACGTGATCCTCCTGCTAGTGATTCCCTTGTTGACCATGCGCCTGCTTAGCGAGGAACGCAAGTACAAGACCGCGGAACTGCTGATGACCTCGCCGGTCACCGTGACCCAACTCATCGCCGGCAAGTTCGCGGCGGTCTTCGCGCTATACGCCGGGTTACTGGTGTTGACCCTTTACATGCCCGTGCTGCTCGATGTCTGGGGTGCGGTGGACTGGCCCACGGTGCTGGCCGGTTATCTGGGCTTGTTACTGGTCGGCGCGGTCTACCTCGCGTTGGGCCTGTTGGCCTCGTCGCTGACAGAAAATCAGATCAGCGCCGGCGTCGTCGCTCTGGGGATGATTCTCGGACTGTGGGTCATCGGCTGGGCCGCGTTGACGGCGGACAGCGAGGAACTACGATCCTTGCTCGAATATCTTTCAGTCACCCACCACTTTGAGAACTTCCTCAAGGGCCTTCTCAGCGTCACGGGCGCGGCGTACGCGCTGAGTCTGGCGTCATTCAGCCTCTTTCTGACCCACCGCGTGTTGGATTCTAGTCGGTGGCGCTGA
- a CDS encoding HAMP domain-containing protein codes for MATSVMRRFGLRYQLTGWFLLIGVLPAAAVSAYAYSVTRTGLFREAAVLMRADADAAIDHLDEAFGVARDQLVLAARQVAQRVLEARARQPPRPRSKTPPRVNFDPAVSVLTSWGQRAPVQFETWTVVDALAEPRLAFVDGQPGAFGAFSDNDRQLAAAAQATPEGEVVFGGVVTSAQTARRVLPFAAPIMGSDGALLGSLHGEIPADWFQRALEVRATRGGSLWVFDHAGQLVLTTDSGPDADATAPTLFAAGRGDGDRPVQVKIGSDAVAVVLSPLAVTGSREPWTVAVSVPERTIAGQAHPWRYAAVVAVLTGAVGLVALLVSAGITRPIKSLEEGTRRIAQGDLDFDLQVRGRNELERLAGSFLEMAYALKRAQERLTKAERMAAIGEVSLAIEREVHQALTTVIGAAERLLAQPDLPESVREQATPIYEAAVRMRDVLQKPEHVHDQAQETARGPRMSDVLGSRGSGLGAGGAA; via the coding sequence ATGGCGACCAGCGTCATGCGCCGTTTCGGTCTGCGATACCAGCTCACCGGGTGGTTCCTGCTCATCGGCGTGCTGCCGGCCGCAGCCGTGAGCGCCTACGCGTATTCGGTCACGCGCACCGGACTGTTCCGCGAGGCGGCGGTACTGATGCGGGCGGATGCGGATGCGGCGATCGACCACCTGGATGAGGCGTTTGGCGTGGCTCGTGATCAACTCGTGCTGGCGGCGCGTCAGGTTGCTCAGCGGGTGCTCGAAGCCAGGGCGAGGCAGCCGCCGAGACCACGATCCAAAACCCCGCCTCGCGTGAATTTCGACCCGGCGGTGAGCGTACTGACGTCGTGGGGCCAGCGGGCTCCGGTCCAGTTTGAAACGTGGACCGTGGTCGACGCGCTGGCGGAGCCTCGGTTAGCGTTCGTCGACGGCCAACCAGGAGCTTTTGGCGCCTTCTCCGACAACGACCGCCAGCTGGCCGCCGCGGCTCAAGCCACGCCGGAGGGCGAGGTCGTATTCGGTGGGGTGGTGACCTCGGCCCAAACCGCTCGGCGCGTCTTGCCGTTCGCTGCGCCGATTATGGGCTCCGACGGCGCCCTGCTCGGGTCGCTGCACGGTGAGATTCCCGCGGACTGGTTCCAGCGCGCTCTGGAAGTTCGGGCGACGCGAGGCGGATCGCTGTGGGTGTTCGATCACGCGGGCCAACTGGTGCTCACCACGGACAGCGGACCGGACGCGGATGCCACGGCGCCGACCCTGTTCGCGGCTGGACGCGGCGACGGCGACAGGCCCGTGCAGGTCAAGATCGGTTCTGATGCGGTCGCGGTGGTCTTGTCGCCGCTGGCCGTGACCGGGTCGCGAGAGCCATGGACCGTGGCGGTGTCGGTGCCCGAACGCACGATCGCGGGCCAGGCGCACCCGTGGCGGTATGCGGCGGTGGTCGCGGTGCTGACGGGGGCGGTCGGCCTCGTTGCCTTGCTGGTCAGCGCCGGCATCACGCGTCCCATCAAGTCCTTGGAGGAGGGGACCCGCCGGATCGCGCAGGGGGATCTCGATTTCGACCTGCAGGTTCGCGGGCGCAACGAGCTGGAACGGCTCGCCGGGTCGTTTCTCGAAATGGCTTACGCGCTCAAGCGCGCGCAAGAGCGGCTGACCAAAGCCGAGCGGATGGCCGCGATCGGGGAGGTGAGCCTGGCGATCGAGCGCGAGGTGCACCAGGCGCTGACAACGGTCATAGGGGCCGCTGAGCGGCTTCTGGCGCAGCCGGACTTGCCGGAGTCGGTTCGAGAGCAGGCGACGCCGATCTATGAAGCAGCGGTCCGGATGCGCGACGTGCTGCAAAAGCCGGAACACGTACACGATCAGGCCCAGGAAACGGCTCGAGGTCCACGGATGAGCGATGTGCTGGGCTCGCGAGGGTCGGGGCTTGGGGCGGGGGGGGCGGCGTGA
- a CDS encoding FHA domain-containing protein gives MFSEKRYTDSSVNLLFSKMRTRTPPFHGVLAAEAESKRFYLVIVDNEPYAAGEEQQGIFVPVTLHGLFSGLRKLPASGAGLTLVGTDPLFLKAVLTMIQCAPTTEGTTEIMEIGSVVEHIKKSTQDQLLVVGHRGELSVFYFHDRQPIAGYFADPAFETGEDSLEERLLAYVYKYAGQTSLSIHVFATMSALPADDGVFERGAWPESLVEHFTRPIPSLLVMGADGGARRFELTAGTVSLGRGEDNDIVIEDPAISRRHLVFRQEPDGVTVEDCGSRNGTVFNGAPLKKATLTHGAELHIGECLIRFLGSAAPAEPSREVESGEETICRPTVDVSAPVPEAAPEPPPARRQSAWVLEVVRPDGSHNRVPLTTPLTTIGRAKADLVIVDTKVSRRHGELEVSPEGVIYRDTGSTNGSLLNGRAVTSALLKAGDVLKLGETSLTIFRDAA, from the coding sequence GTGTTCTCTGAGAAGCGGTACACGGACTCATCCGTCAACCTCTTGTTCAGCAAGATGCGAACGAGGACCCCTCCGTTTCACGGCGTGCTCGCGGCCGAGGCGGAGTCCAAGCGCTTCTATCTCGTGATCGTCGACAACGAGCCCTACGCGGCGGGCGAGGAGCAACAGGGCATCTTTGTCCCGGTGACGCTTCACGGGCTTTTCAGCGGTTTGCGCAAGCTGCCGGCGAGCGGGGCCGGGCTCACGTTGGTGGGGACTGATCCGTTGTTCCTCAAAGCGGTGCTGACCATGATCCAATGCGCCCCCACCACCGAAGGAACCACCGAGATCATGGAGATCGGCAGCGTCGTCGAACACATCAAGAAGAGCACGCAGGATCAGCTGCTCGTCGTGGGACATCGCGGTGAGCTCAGCGTGTTCTATTTCCACGACCGCCAGCCGATCGCGGGATATTTTGCGGATCCGGCGTTCGAGACCGGGGAGGATTCGCTGGAAGAACGGTTGCTGGCGTACGTGTACAAGTACGCGGGCCAGACCTCGCTGTCCATCCACGTGTTTGCGACGATGTCCGCGTTGCCGGCCGACGACGGCGTGTTCGAGCGGGGCGCGTGGCCTGAAAGCCTGGTCGAACACTTCACCCGGCCGATCCCGTCGCTGCTGGTGATGGGGGCCGACGGCGGGGCGCGTCGCTTTGAATTGACGGCCGGGACGGTCAGCCTGGGGCGCGGAGAAGACAACGATATCGTCATTGAAGACCCGGCGATCTCCCGTCGGCACCTGGTGTTTCGCCAGGAGCCCGACGGGGTGACGGTCGAGGATTGTGGGAGCCGGAACGGAACGGTGTTCAACGGAGCTCCGTTGAAGAAGGCGACGCTGACGCACGGTGCGGAACTCCATATCGGCGAGTGTCTGATCCGCTTCTTGGGCAGCGCCGCGCCGGCCGAGCCGAGCCGGGAGGTCGAGAGCGGAGAGGAGACCATCTGCCGCCCGACCGTGGATGTTTCCGCACCGGTCCCCGAGGCCGCTCCGGAGCCCCCGCCCGCACGTCGCCAATCGGCCTGGGTGTTGGAGGTGGTTCGGCCCGACGGCTCGCACAACCGCGTTCCGTTGACGACCCCCCTCACGACGATCGGGCGGGCCAAAGCCGACCTCGTGATCGTTGATACCAAGGTGTCGCGCCGCCACGGCGAGCTTGAAGTCAGTCCCGAGGGGGTCATTTATCGGGATACCGGCAGCACGAACGGCAGTTTGCTCAACGGACGCGCGGTCACCAGCGCGCTGCTGAAAGCGGGCGACGTGCTGAAACTCGGCGAGACGTCGCTGACGATATTCCGAGACGCGGCGTGA